From Acidimicrobiales bacterium, a single genomic window includes:
- the murC gene encoding UDP-N-acetylmuramate--L-alanine ligase: MPGADALDLTVPRRIHVVGIGGAGMSAIATVLAAMGHRVTGSDLKASAAVERVRAVGVPVTVGHRADNLGDAEVVAVSTAIPASNVEIAAARARGVPVLRRADVLAAVVATRRGVGVAGTHGKTTTSSMLALVLVEAGLRPSFLIGGQLNEIGTGAVWDEGEWLVVEADESDGTFLELPLEAVVVTSVEPDHLENYEGSFDAQVDAFARFLDRAPGPRVVCADDEVAARLAAGTSAPGAVTYGTSEGAAYRMTGVRSARSSVAFTVEHRGEALGTVELPVPGVHNARNACAALVTGLLLGATFEAGAAALGRFGGVARRFQFRGERDGVTFVDDYAHLPGEVRAVLAAARAGGWDRVVCVFQPHRYSRTAAVAPQFAGAFADADLVVVTDVYAEGEAPRPGVTGKLVVDAVLDADPSTALVYLPSRQDVAPYLRRALRPGDLCLSAGAGDITLLAGELLRPAPVR, translated from the coding sequence ATGCCCGGCGCTGACGCCCTCGACCTCACCGTCCCCCGGCGCATCCACGTGGTCGGCATCGGCGGCGCCGGCATGAGCGCCATCGCCACCGTGCTGGCCGCCATGGGCCACCGGGTGACGGGCAGCGACCTCAAGGCGTCGGCCGCCGTCGAGCGGGTGCGGGCCGTGGGCGTCCCCGTCACCGTCGGCCACCGGGCCGACAACCTGGGCGACGCCGAGGTGGTCGCCGTCTCCACCGCCATACCGGCGTCGAACGTCGAGATCGCCGCCGCCCGGGCCCGGGGGGTCCCGGTGCTGCGGCGGGCGGACGTGCTGGCCGCGGTGGTCGCCACCCGTCGCGGCGTCGGCGTCGCCGGCACCCACGGCAAGACCACCACGTCGTCGATGCTGGCCCTGGTCCTGGTCGAGGCCGGCCTGCGGCCGTCGTTCCTCATCGGCGGCCAGCTCAACGAGATCGGGACGGGCGCCGTCTGGGACGAGGGCGAGTGGCTGGTCGTGGAGGCCGACGAGAGCGACGGCACCTTCCTCGAGCTCCCCCTGGAGGCGGTGGTGGTCACCAGCGTCGAGCCCGACCACCTGGAGAACTACGAGGGGAGCTTCGACGCCCAGGTGGACGCCTTCGCCCGGTTCCTCGATCGGGCGCCGGGGCCCCGGGTGGTGTGCGCCGACGACGAGGTGGCGGCCCGCCTGGCCGCCGGCACCTCGGCCCCCGGGGCGGTCACCTACGGCACGTCCGAAGGGGCGGCCTACCGGATGACGGGCGTGCGGTCGGCCCGCAGCAGCGTGGCCTTCACCGTCGAGCACCGGGGCGAGGCGCTGGGGACGGTCGAGCTGCCGGTGCCGGGCGTGCACAACGCCCGCAACGCCTGTGCCGCCCTGGTCACCGGGCTGCTGCTCGGGGCCACGTTCGAGGCGGGGGCGGCGGCCCTCGGCCGCTTCGGGGGCGTGGCCCGCCGGTTCCAGTTCCGGGGCGAGCGCGACGGGGTCACGTTCGTCGACGACTACGCCCACCTGCCGGGCGAGGTGCGGGCCGTGCTCGCCGCCGCCCGGGCCGGGGGCTGGGACCGGGTGGTGTGCGTGTTCCAGCCCCACCGCTACTCCCGGACGGCGGCGGTCGCCCCCCAGTTCGCCGGCGCCTTCGCCGACGCCGACCTGGTGGTCGTCACCGACGTGTACGCCGAAGGGGAGGCGCCCCGGCCCGGCGTGACGGGCAAGCTGGTGGTGGACGCGGTCCTGGACGCCGACCCGTCCACCGCGTTGGTCTACCTGCCCAGCCGCCAGGACGTCGCCCCGTACCTGCGCCGCGCCCTGCGCCCCGGCGACCTGTGCCTGAGCGCGGGAGCGGGCG